One Hydrogenophaga crassostreae genomic region harbors:
- a CDS encoding Spy/CpxP family protein refolding chaperone: MKLNFKSTLIATSIAAGLFGVSAFAVAQNADGKTPNTEMRAQHMAQKADGKGEMHNKHRAERMEKMQKRMAERQAKLKAELKLAPEQEAAWTAFVERTAHEPRMAGKRDGAQREDWSKLTTPERLDKMQARHAERSAEMTKRIDATKSFYATLTPEQQKTFDSQSMRGFQRAGMKGGKRGMGKHGHHHGEHMDHKKGSRSAEDMPAKTS; this comes from the coding sequence ATGAAACTGAATTTCAAGTCCACCCTCATCGCCACCTCGATTGCAGCCGGTCTGTTCGGCGTCTCGGCTTTCGCGGTCGCCCAGAACGCCGATGGCAAAACACCAAACACCGAGATGCGTGCCCAGCACATGGCGCAAAAGGCCGATGGCAAAGGCGAGATGCACAACAAGCACCGTGCTGAACGCATGGAAAAAATGCAGAAACGCATGGCCGAACGCCAGGCCAAACTCAAGGCAGAACTCAAGCTCGCCCCCGAGCAAGAAGCCGCCTGGACCGCGTTTGTGGAGCGCACCGCCCACGAGCCCCGCATGGCGGGCAAGCGAGACGGCGCCCAGCGTGAAGACTGGTCCAAGCTGACCACGCCCGAGCGCCTGGACAAAATGCAGGCCCGCCACGCCGAGCGCAGCGCCGAAATGACCAAACGCATCGACGCCACCAAGAGCTTCTACGCCACGCTCACCCCTGAGCAACAAAAAACCTTTGACAGCCAGAGCATGCGCGGATTCCAGCGTGCGGGCATGAAGGGTGGCAAACGCGGCATGGGCAAGCATGGCCATCACCACGGTGAACACATGGACCACAAAAAGGGATCCAGATCAGCCGAAGACATGCCAGCCAAGACAAGCTGA
- a CDS encoding chromate resistance protein ChrB domain-containing protein: MSHWISLITSLPTANSTVRMRTWRALKASGAAVLRDGVYLLPGNEACRTGFEALAADVVAAGGTALVMRVEPPDDTEFEPLFDRSGDYEALSQETLRAFSRVSVDTAAEQLKVSRKLRKSFALITTMDFFPGSAQAQVDAQLTALELACARAMSPNEPQVTAGEITARHLADHQGRTWVTRERPWADRLASAWLIQRFIDPKARIRWLADPADRPAKALGFDFDGADFTHVGHCVTFEVLMASFDLKQPGLARLATLVHYLDAGGLQPAEAVGLEAVLTGLRSQFGDDNALLAAAGLVFDSLLVSFSSEAPAR, from the coding sequence ATGAGTCATTGGATTTCATTGATCACCAGCTTGCCCACGGCGAATTCCACGGTGCGCATGCGCACCTGGCGAGCGCTCAAAGCGTCGGGTGCTGCGGTGTTGCGCGATGGGGTTTACCTGCTCCCCGGGAACGAGGCTTGCCGCACTGGTTTTGAGGCTTTGGCGGCAGATGTGGTGGCCGCTGGCGGCACCGCGCTGGTGATGCGGGTGGAGCCGCCCGATGACACCGAATTTGAGCCCTTGTTTGATCGCAGCGGGGATTACGAGGCCCTGTCTCAAGAGACCTTGCGAGCGTTTTCGCGGGTATCGGTCGATACCGCGGCTGAGCAGCTCAAGGTGTCGCGCAAGCTGCGCAAAAGTTTTGCACTCATCACCACCATGGACTTTTTTCCTGGATCAGCCCAGGCCCAGGTCGATGCCCAGTTGACGGCGCTGGAGTTGGCATGTGCCCGCGCAATGTCACCCAACGAACCTCAGGTCACGGCAGGCGAAATCACGGCCCGGCACCTTGCCGATCACCAGGGCCGCACCTGGGTGACACGAGAGCGGCCATGGGCAGATCGGTTGGCCAGTGCCTGGCTGATTCAGCGGTTTATCGACCCGAAGGCGCGTATCCGCTGGCTGGCCGACCCGGCCGACCGGCCGGCGAAAGCGCTGGGCTTTGACTTTGACGGGGCCGACTTCACGCATGTGGGGCATTGCGTGACATTTGAGGTGCTGATGGCCAGCTTCGATCTGAAGCAACCTGGACTGGCGCGTCTGGCGACCCTGGTGCACTACCTGGATGCAGGGGGCTTGCAGCCAGCAGAAGCGGTGGGGCTGGAAGCGGTGTTGACGGGTTTGCGCTCGCAATTCGGGGATGACAACGCCCTGTTGGCCGCCGCCGGATTGGTGTTTGACAGCCTGCTGGTCAGTTTTTCCAGCGAGGCACCAGCCAGATGA
- the chrA gene encoding chromate efflux transporter — translation MNTNHPEAGAGAEKTLPTVSLTQAFWFWLKLGFISFGGPAGQIAIMHQELVERRRWISERRFLHALNYCMVLPGPEAQQLATYIGWLMHRTWGGLVAGGLFVLPSLFILIGLSWVYIAFGDVPWVAGLFYGIKPAVTAIVVQATVRIGSRALKNSAMWAVAAAAFVAIFALQVPFPFIVLGAAVVGYAGSRWSPATFSGNAAGHDKANLSSVPALIDDHTPTPEHALFKWSRLARVVAVGAVLWAVPMMALTGILGWDHTLTQMGWFFTKAALLTFGGAYAVLPYVYQGGVTHFGWLTPSQMIDGLALGETTPGPLIMVVAFVAFVGGYVKAVFGPDAVFLAGATAAVLVTWFTFLPSFLFILAGGPLVESTHGQLGFTAPLTAITAAVVGVILNLALFFGYHVWWPQGFAGSIDWVSVVISLGAAVALMRYQRKVIHVIAVCALVGLAYRLFV, via the coding sequence ATGAACACGAACCATCCCGAAGCTGGAGCGGGCGCAGAAAAAACGCTGCCGACGGTGAGCCTGACCCAGGCGTTCTGGTTCTGGCTCAAGCTGGGGTTTATCAGCTTTGGCGGGCCTGCCGGTCAGATCGCGATCATGCACCAGGAGCTGGTGGAGCGCCGTCGCTGGATTTCGGAGCGGCGCTTTCTGCATGCGCTGAACTACTGCATGGTGTTGCCCGGCCCCGAGGCTCAGCAACTGGCCACCTACATCGGATGGCTCATGCACCGCACCTGGGGTGGCCTGGTGGCAGGCGGTTTGTTTGTTTTGCCTTCGCTGTTCATTCTGATCGGCTTGTCGTGGGTCTACATCGCCTTTGGTGATGTGCCCTGGGTGGCGGGCCTGTTTTATGGCATCAAGCCGGCGGTGACGGCGATCGTGGTGCAGGCCACGGTGCGCATTGGTTCGCGGGCCCTGAAAAACAGTGCGATGTGGGCGGTGGCCGCGGCGGCATTTGTGGCAATTTTTGCGCTGCAGGTGCCGTTTCCGTTCATCGTTCTGGGTGCCGCTGTGGTGGGTTATGCGGGTTCGCGTTGGTCACCTGCCACCTTCAGTGGCAACGCAGCTGGCCATGACAAGGCAAACCTCTCTTCCGTGCCCGCGTTGATCGATGACCACACGCCCACGCCCGAACACGCATTGTTCAAGTGGAGCCGCCTGGCGCGGGTGGTGGCGGTGGGCGCGGTGTTGTGGGCCGTGCCCATGATGGCGTTGACCGGCATCCTGGGCTGGGACCACACATTGACCCAGATGGGCTGGTTTTTCACCAAGGCGGCGTTGTTGACTTTTGGTGGCGCCTACGCGGTGCTGCCTTACGTTTACCAGGGTGGCGTGACGCATTTCGGCTGGCTGACACCGAGCCAGATGATCGACGGGCTGGCGCTGGGGGAAACCACACCCGGGCCGCTGATCATGGTGGTGGCGTTTGTGGCGTTTGTGGGTGGTTATGTGAAGGCGGTGTTTGGTCCCGATGCGGTGTTTCTGGCCGGCGCCACGGCGGCGGTTCTGGTGACCTGGTTCACCTTCCTGCCGTCGTTCCTGTTCATTCTGGCTGGAGGTCCCCTGGTGGAGTCGACCCATGGGCAACTGGGCTTTACCGCACCGTTGACGGCCATCACGGCGGCGGTGGTGGGCGTGATCCTGAATCTGGCGCTGTTCTTTGGCTACCACGTGTGGTGGCCGCAGGGTTTTGCGGGATCGATTGACTGGGTATCGGTGGTGATCTCGTTGGGAGCGGCGGTGGCATTGATGCGCTACCAGCGCAAGGTGATCCACGTGATCGCGGTGTGTGCGTTGGTGGGCCTGGCCTACCGCCTTTTTGTATGA
- a CDS encoding rhodanese-like domain-containing protein: MHISAEALSMRLADHSSFTLLDVRKLQALKSAGDRVLPGAQWLDPALWLDWKDSVPGDKPVVVYCAHGQEISQALTTALNVMGRDVACLTGGYGAWVGAGLPTQTLTRVPVGTPSPAGA, translated from the coding sequence ATGCACATTTCAGCCGAAGCGCTTTCCATGCGCCTCGCCGATCATTCGTCTTTCACGCTGCTGGATGTGCGCAAGCTGCAGGCGCTGAAAAGCGCGGGAGATCGGGTTTTGCCTGGTGCACAGTGGCTTGATCCTGCGTTGTGGCTGGACTGGAAAGACAGCGTGCCTGGCGACAAACCGGTGGTGGTGTATTGCGCACACGGGCAGGAAATAAGCCAGGCGCTGACCACCGCTTTGAATGTGATGGGTCGTGATGTGGCCTGTTTGACGGGCGGCTATGGCGCCTGGGTCGGTGCTGGCTTGCCCACTCAAACGCTGACCCGGGTGCCTGTGGGCACGCCAAGTCCGGCAGGCGCCTAA
- a CDS encoding MerR family DNA-binding protein encodes MSKMSSATSNEASLDAVLAWPVNIGLAAQLSAISPKMLRHYESLNLLGDVVRTESNYRQYSLADVHTLRFIRRARDMGFGLDAITELVGLWHNRRRSSASVKRIAQKHHDELAQRIEALQAMQRSLDSLLCHCPGDDRPDCPILDDLAQI; translated from the coding sequence ATGAGCAAGATGAGCAGCGCCACATCGAATGAAGCGTCGCTCGATGCGGTGTTGGCATGGCCGGTCAACATCGGTCTGGCCGCGCAGCTCTCGGCCATCTCGCCAAAGATGCTGCGCCACTACGAGTCGTTGAACCTGTTGGGCGATGTGGTGCGAACAGAAAGCAACTACCGCCAGTACAGCCTCGCCGATGTGCACACCCTGCGCTTTATCCGACGCGCCCGTGACATGGGTTTTGGCCTCGACGCCATCACCGAACTCGTGGGTCTCTGGCACAACCGGCGCCGCAGCAGCGCCAGCGTGAAACGCATCGCCCAAAAGCACCACGACGAACTCGCCCAACGCATAGAAGCCTTGCAAGCCATGCAGCGCTCGCTCGACAGCCTGCTGTGTCACTGCCCGGGCGACGACAGACCGGACTGTCCGATCCTCGACGACCTCGCGCAGATTTAG
- a CDS encoding heavy-metal-associated domain-containing protein, with amino-acid sequence MNQTFTVQGMTCGHCEKAVTTAIKTLDPDAQVSIDRAQNRVEVTTEQARETVAAAIREEGYEVVS; translated from the coding sequence ATGAACCAGACTTTCACTGTGCAAGGCATGACTTGCGGCCATTGCGAAAAAGCCGTCACCACCGCCATCAAAACGCTGGATCCAGATGCCCAGGTCAGCATCGACCGCGCACAGAACCGCGTTGAAGTGACCACCGAACAAGCGCGGGAAACCGTGGCAGCCGCAATCAGGGAAGAAGGCTACGAAGTCGTGTCATGA
- a CDS encoding heavy metal translocating P-type ATPase, which yields MNAETLNPSFSQIDLGIGGMTCASCVSRVERVLKKQAGVNEATVNLATESARITVSGDDDPAETLARLKRAVRDAGYEPRAMEAMDDNAGETWHGISLDLLPVLIGIALSAPLALPMVGDLFGKHWMLPGWVQFLLATPVQFWLGARFYQAGWGALKALTGNMELLVAIGTTAGWALSTWLWLGAEPGQMVHLYFEGSAVVITLVLLGKWLESRAKRQTTSAIRALHALRPDKAHLLPDGVRRTELTDVAVDELLAGDLIRVLAGERFPADGELVEGETHANESMLTGEALPVAKVPGDAVTGGSLNGEGSVQVRVRAVGAQSTLAQIITLVQDAQAGKAPVQRLVDKVAAVFVPVVLVVAAITLATWLWMGAPWEQALLNTVAVLVIACPCALGLATPTAIMAGTGVAAQHGILIKDAQALEMAYRVDTVAFDKTGTLTVGRPRLVVVEAIPGVDEEAVLRAAAALQAQSEHPLAHAVMDMARERGWMPAANAAIEVQSVTGRGTQGSVQGTRLALGSVRWMNELGVALGPLAASVTQQQNEGATVSVLASQAGEGAAWTPLALLAFGDEPKAGAQQAMDRLRAAGLRVFMVSGDNRGAAEAMARRLGMDPAKGEVIAEVLPGDKAAVVRRLQSGEQAVVSETAAPEAVPMVEGQVFAAEPVAAITPEPSPGPSSPKRHTVAMVGDGVNDAPALAAADVGLAMGAMDGGQGGSDVAMHAAGITLLRGDPALVAAALDISRKTVVKIKQNLFWAFAYNAVGIPLAAMGYLSPVIAGAAMALSSVSVVSNALLLKRWKPQEAPHQEVSVSSQA from the coding sequence ATGAATGCCGAAACTTTGAATCCCTCTTTCAGCCAAATCGACCTCGGTATCGGAGGCATGACTTGCGCTTCCTGTGTGTCTCGCGTCGAGCGGGTCCTGAAGAAGCAGGCGGGCGTGAACGAAGCGACTGTGAATCTCGCGACAGAGTCGGCGCGCATCACGGTGTCGGGCGATGACGACCCTGCCGAAACCCTGGCGCGGTTGAAGCGCGCGGTGCGCGACGCCGGCTACGAGCCCCGTGCGATGGAGGCGATGGACGACAACGCTGGTGAAACCTGGCATGGCATTTCCCTCGATCTGTTGCCGGTGCTGATCGGTATCGCGCTGTCTGCGCCGCTGGCTTTGCCCATGGTTGGCGACCTGTTTGGCAAACACTGGATGCTGCCCGGCTGGGTGCAATTTCTGCTGGCCACGCCGGTGCAGTTCTGGCTCGGTGCGCGGTTCTACCAGGCGGGCTGGGGCGCACTGAAAGCGTTGACGGGCAACATGGAGTTGCTGGTGGCCATTGGCACCACGGCGGGCTGGGCGCTGTCGACCTGGCTTTGGCTGGGTGCGGAACCCGGGCAAATGGTGCACCTGTATTTTGAAGGTTCGGCGGTGGTGATCACGCTGGTTTTGCTGGGCAAGTGGCTGGAGTCGCGCGCCAAGCGCCAGACCACCAGCGCGATTCGCGCCTTGCACGCCTTGCGCCCTGACAAGGCCCACCTGTTGCCTGATGGGGTTCGGCGCACGGAACTCACCGATGTGGCGGTTGACGAGTTGCTGGCTGGCGACCTGATCCGGGTGTTGGCGGGGGAGCGCTTTCCAGCCGATGGAGAGTTGGTTGAGGGTGAGACCCATGCCAATGAGTCGATGCTGACGGGTGAAGCCTTGCCGGTGGCCAAGGTGCCGGGCGATGCGGTGACGGGTGGCTCGCTCAACGGCGAAGGCTCGGTACAGGTTCGCGTGCGCGCGGTGGGGGCGCAGAGCACGCTGGCCCAGATCATTACCCTGGTGCAGGACGCGCAAGCGGGCAAGGCGCCGGTGCAGCGCCTGGTGGACAAAGTCGCGGCGGTGTTTGTACCGGTGGTGTTGGTCGTTGCGGCCATCACGCTGGCGACCTGGCTCTGGATGGGCGCGCCATGGGAGCAGGCTTTGTTGAACACGGTGGCGGTGCTGGTGATTGCCTGCCCTTGCGCACTCGGGCTGGCCACGCCCACGGCCATCATGGCCGGCACGGGCGTGGCGGCGCAGCACGGCATCCTGATCAAGGATGCCCAGGCGCTGGAGATGGCCTACAGGGTGGACACGGTGGCTTTCGACAAGACCGGTACGCTCACGGTGGGGCGACCGCGCCTGGTGGTGGTTGAGGCCATTCCGGGGGTTGATGAAGAAGCGGTGTTGCGTGCGGCGGCGGCGTTGCAGGCGCAGAGCGAGCACCCGTTGGCACATGCGGTGATGGACATGGCGCGCGAACGCGGCTGGATGCCGGCGGCAAATGCGGCGATTGAGGTGCAGTCGGTGACAGGCCGCGGCACCCAAGGTTCGGTGCAGGGCACGCGGCTGGCGCTGGGCAGTGTGCGCTGGATGAACGAGCTGGGGGTCGCCCTGGGGCCACTGGCGGCCTCGGTCACGCAGCAACAGAACGAGGGCGCCACGGTGTCGGTTCTGGCCAGCCAGGCGGGCGAGGGTGCAGCGTGGACGCCGCTGGCGTTGCTGGCCTTTGGTGATGAGCCCAAGGCGGGGGCACAGCAGGCGATGGACCGGTTGCGCGCAGCCGGCTTGCGGGTGTTCATGGTCTCGGGTGACAACCGCGGCGCCGCCGAGGCGATGGCGCGCCGGCTGGGCATGGATCCGGCCAAAGGCGAAGTGATCGCTGAAGTGTTGCCGGGCGACAAGGCGGCGGTGGTCAGGCGCTTGCAAAGCGGCGAGCAGGCCGTGGTGAGCGAAACGGCTGCACCTGAGGCGGTGCCCATGGTTGAAGGGCAGGTGTTTGCGGCCGAACCGGTCGCAGCCATCACGCCCGAGCCATCGCCCGGGCCGTCTTCACCCAAGCGCCACACGGTCGCCATGGTGGGCGATGGTGTCAACGACGCGCCTGCACTGGCCGCGGCCGATGTGGGGCTGGCCATGGGCGCGATGGACGGTGGGCAGGGCGGTTCGGATGTGGCGATGCACGCCGCAGGCATCACCCTGTTGCGCGGCGACCCGGCGCTGGTGGCGGCGGCACTCGACATTTCGCGCAAAACCGTGGTCAAGATCAAGCAGAACCTGTTCTGGGCTTTCGCCTACAACGCAGTGGGCATTCCGCTGGCGGCGATGGGTTACCTGAGTCCGGTGATTGCGGGTGCTGCCATGGCGCTGAGTTCGGTGAGCGTGGTGAGCAACGCTTTGCTGCTCAAGCGCTGGAAACCACAGGAAGCGCCTCATCAAGAGGTTTCTGTGTCGTCACAGGCTTGA
- a CDS encoding hemerythrin domain-containing protein: protein MSHHEAMRVIRDEHASLAAMLRSLKQMVQRGPDPDGKGEHDRFFDVLRAMLFYIDEFPETQHHPKESALLFPRVAKAAPHTMAVIDQLERDHHQGENRVRDLMHLLMAWEYMGDTRREAFEVAVMAYIEFYLEHMRLEETVVMPEAEKHLTDADWHALNAAFATNQDPLNSRMPRNPQFDRLFTRIVMLAPSPVGLGD from the coding sequence ATGAGCCACCATGAAGCCATGCGGGTGATCCGCGACGAACACGCCTCGCTCGCGGCCATGCTGCGTTCCTTGAAGCAAATGGTGCAGCGTGGGCCCGACCCTGATGGCAAGGGCGAACACGATCGCTTTTTCGATGTGTTGCGGGCCATGCTGTTCTACATCGACGAGTTTCCGGAAACGCAGCACCACCCCAAGGAGTCGGCGCTCCTGTTTCCGCGCGTGGCCAAGGCCGCGCCCCACACCATGGCGGTGATCGACCAGCTGGAACGCGACCACCACCAGGGGGAGAACCGGGTGCGCGATCTGATGCACCTGCTCATGGCCTGGGAGTACATGGGCGATACGAGGCGCGAAGCATTCGAGGTGGCGGTCATGGCCTACATCGAGTTCTATCTTGAGCACATGCGGCTGGAGGAAACGGTGGTGATGCCCGAGGCCGAAAAGCACCTGACCGATGCCGACTGGCACGCCCTCAACGCCGCCTTCGCCACCAACCAGGACCCGCTCAACAGCCGCATGCCCCGCAACCCGCAGTTCGATCGCCTGTTCACCCGCATCGTGATGCTGGCGCCTTCGCCGGTGGGTTTGGGCGACTGA
- a CDS encoding YbfB/YjiJ family MFS transporter — protein sequence MPNASDSSSLSTDATPYVRLALALALGAAVSLGITRFAYGLLLPTMRDDLGWSYTLGGGMNTANALGYLIGALATPWLLRRTPATSLLLWGAALATVFMALSGFFVDAMPLLVQRLLAGVASALVFIAGGLLAARLGARQPRRSGFLLGLYYGGTGLGITLSAVGVPWVLEQAAAQPQAWAWAWWALALLCAVATVLLMWPARVLAASELPVHATPATDHKRQGADHRVFRYRDFAFALAGYTGFGVGYIGYMTFVIALLKEQGSSPGAITLFYALLGLAVMASSRIWAGLLDRHKDGRALARLNALLGVATIVPALTTAWPLVLASGLLFGGVFLSVVASTTALVRHNLPPAQWAAGISAFTIVFAAGQIIGPTVVGFIADGPGGLARGLVFSAIALWLGAGLAWRQRAL from the coding sequence ATGCCGAATGCCTCTGACTCTTCTTCTCTTTCAACCGATGCCACGCCCTATGTGAGGCTGGCGCTTGCGTTGGCTCTGGGTGCGGCGGTTTCTTTGGGCATCACGCGTTTCGCCTACGGCCTGCTGCTGCCCACCATGCGCGACGACCTGGGTTGGAGCTACACGCTGGGGGGCGGCATGAACACCGCCAATGCGCTGGGGTATCTCATCGGCGCGCTTGCCACGCCCTGGCTCTTGCGCCGTACGCCTGCCACCAGCTTGCTGCTCTGGGGCGCGGCTTTGGCGACTGTGTTCATGGCGTTGAGTGGGTTTTTTGTCGACGCCATGCCCTTGCTGGTGCAGCGGCTGTTGGCGGGCGTGGCCAGTGCCTTGGTGTTCATTGCCGGCGGCCTGCTGGCCGCTCGACTGGGCGCGCGCCAGCCTCGGCGCAGCGGTTTCCTGCTCGGGCTTTATTACGGGGGCACGGGGCTGGGCATCACTTTGTCGGCGGTGGGCGTGCCCTGGGTGCTGGAGCAGGCCGCTGCACAGCCCCAAGCATGGGCCTGGGCCTGGTGGGCGCTGGCGTTGTTGTGCGCGGTCGCCACGGTGTTGCTGATGTGGCCAGCACGGGTGCTCGCGGCGAGCGAGCTGCCAGTCCATGCCACGCCGGCCACTGACCACAAGCGGCAAGGCGCAGACCACCGCGTATTTCGCTACCGTGATTTTGCTTTCGCGTTGGCTGGCTACACCGGCTTTGGCGTGGGCTATATCGGTTACATGACCTTTGTGATTGCGCTGCTGAAAGAGCAGGGCAGCAGCCCCGGCGCGATCACGCTGTTTTACGCGCTGCTGGGTCTGGCGGTGATGGCGTCGTCGCGCATCTGGGCGGGTTTGCTGGACCGCCACAAAGACGGCCGGGCGCTGGCCCGGCTCAACGCCTTGCTGGGCGTGGCCACCATCGTGCCGGCGCTGACCACCGCCTGGCCGCTGGTGCTGGCTTCCGGCCTGTTGTTCGGCGGCGTTTTTCTCTCGGTGGTGGCCTCCACCACGGCGCTGGTGCGCCACAATCTGCCGCCAGCGCAATGGGCCGCAGGCATCAGCGCTTTCACCATCGTCTTCGCCGCCGGGCAAATCATCGGGCCCACGGTGGTGGGTTTCATCGCGGATGGGCCAGGCGGTCTGGCGCGGGGTTTGGTGTTTTCGGCGATCGCCCTGTGGTTGGGCGCGGGTTTGGCGTGGCGACAACGCGCTCTGTGA
- a CDS encoding (2Fe-2S)-binding protein codes for MQLTVNKKTHEIDVEPEMPLLWVLRDELGITGPKFGCGVGFCGACTVHVGGVAMRSCSVPVGSVKGLVTTIEGLGNPKALHAVQAAWVEHQVAQCGYCQSGQIMTAAAFLSSVRNPTDQQIDDAMSANLCRCGTYPRIRLALKTAAQKLKGG; via the coding sequence ATGCAATTGACCGTCAACAAGAAGACCCACGAGATCGATGTTGAGCCCGAGATGCCCCTGCTGTGGGTGTTGCGCGACGAGCTGGGCATCACCGGGCCGAAGTTCGGCTGTGGTGTCGGATTTTGCGGTGCCTGCACGGTGCATGTGGGGGGTGTGGCGATGCGGTCTTGCTCGGTGCCGGTGGGCTCGGTGAAAGGTCTGGTGACCACCATCGAGGGCTTGGGCAACCCCAAGGCTTTGCACGCGGTGCAGGCGGCCTGGGTAGAGCATCAGGTGGCGCAGTGTGGTTACTGTCAGTCGGGTCAGATCATGACGGCGGCGGCTTTTCTGTCCAGTGTGCGCAACCCCACGGACCAGCAGATCGACGATGCCATGTCTGCCAACCTGTGCCGTTGCGGCACTTACCCGCGCATTCGCCTGGCTTTGAAAACCGCCGCTCAAAAACTCAAGGGAGGCTGA